The Gammaproteobacteria bacterium region CTGGTAAATACCACCTGCGAGGGGTGCGCATTGACCAGAGTGGCTACCTGTTCCCGCGCCGTATCCATCGCGGCCCGCGCTGTTCGCCCTAACCGATAGCCACTGGATGGATTGCCAAACTGCTCCCGTAGATAGGGCAGCATGACCTCCAGCACCCGCTCGTCGAGAGGAGTCGTGGCATTGTAATCGAGGTAGATGGACATACTTGCGCCTCTTTAAGCCCAGCGGTCGCGACAGGGGGACAGTCTCATCAGTCCACGAGCGATGCGCCCAGCGGACTGCCTGCCCGACCAACTACATGCCGGTTGCAGTCTGTAACTGCTCGGCCGACTCGGCCGATGTATCGCCTGCGGCCTGCTGGCCTTCCTGCTGTCTCCCAAGCACGTCCTTCTTCTGGCGCTCGGAGACCAGCTTTACGTGTTCTTCATCCACCAGACTGCCCAGGGAGATGCCATCCAGGAAGCCATGAATCTGCTCACTCAGCGAACACCATAGTTTGTGCGTCAAGCAGGCCTCGCCATTCTGGCAATCGCCCTTTCCGCCACAGCGGGTCACCGACACCTTCTCGTCGACGGCCTCAATGACCTGCGCGACATTGATATCATCGGCCGTGCGACTCAGGCGATATCCACCACCCGGACCGCGCGCGCTCGACACCAGCCCCTGCTTGCGCAGACGCGAAAACAACTGTTCCAGATAGGAAAGGGATATACCCTGCCGCTGGGAGATATCCGCCAGAGTAATGGGCTTTTCCTGAGCATTCAGGGCCAGATCCAGCATGGCAGTTACAGCGTATCGACCTTTTGTTGTCAGTCTCATAATTTCACCTCAGTGGTAACAGAGTGCTGAGGCCAATGAATATCCCGACCGACAGCAACGTTAAGCTTACTAAAACCATGGGAATTTGGCGAACAATTACCGAGATCACAAACGGATTGAAACCGGTAAGCATCGCACCCCTAGCAGACTGCCCGTGAACAATAACAGCCGAATTCCCGACTAAATTGATCTGCTATTATCTATATCCGACAACTTTAGTCAAGAAATAGTTTGCAGAAAGTTTTGCGGAACATTCAGGGGGACGTTACTGAGCAAGGTGGGTGGCGGAAGGCGCCCGTAATTACTGGCCCTGCGGCTTATCCGGGGTTGAGTTCTTGGTACTCTCGCTACCGTCACCGCTACCGTCACCGTCACCGCCACCGCCACCGCCACCGTCATCGCCCTTGTCTATGGGCATGTCATTGGGCTGGTCGCTCGGGGTGATGCCGCAATTTCCGAGATCGGGGAGCTTCACATCGTTGAATTCCGCGTCCAGCCGTTTGATGGATTCGCACATGGAGGCCATTTTGGCATCCATCACATGCACGTGATCCAGCAGGCTATTGATGGCGTTGGCCACCGGATCCGGGGCATCGCTGGTGGCGCCGTAGGCATCGAAACCCAGTTTTTCGGCCGTGGCGGCGCGCTGTTGCTCAGCGAGGGAGTCCGGCTTGCTGGCCCGCACGACGCGACCCGGCACACCCACCACGGTGGCGCCGGCCGATACCCCCTTCACCACCACCGCATTGGAACCAATGCGCGCACCCTCCTCCAGCACAATGGGGCCGAGCACCTTGGCGCCGGCACCCACCACCACATTATTTTTCAGGGTGGGATGTCGTTTGCCCTTCTTCCAGCTTGTGCCGCCGAGGGTGACGCCGTGATACAGGGTGCAGTCGTCACCGATCTCCGCCGTCTCGCCGATCACCACCCCCATGCCGTGATCGATAAAAAACCGCCGGCCAATCCTGGCGCCGGGATGGATCTCGATGCCCGTCAACCAGCGGCTCAGGGTCGAGACCACTCGCGCCAGCCAGCGCAGATCCAGATTCCACAAGACATGCGCAAAGCGGTGCAGCAATAACGCGTGCACACCCGGATAGGTGGTGATCACCTCAAAGCTGGTGCGGGCCGCGGGGTCGCGGTCAAATACGCAGCGGATATCTTCTCGGATACGGTTGAACATAGTGTCTCTATTTATTGTCCGTTATTGCCCGCCACCAAACCGGCTGCGAAATCGCGTAGCGTCTATTTTGGGGCGCGCCGGTTGTTCTGCGCCGCCGTCAAAATGCCCCGTAAAATATTCATCTCAACGATATTGGGGCGCGCACGATTAAATAAACGCCTCAGCCTGCGCATCATGATACGCGGATTTTGCGGGTCGAGAAATCCGACCTCCACCAGGGTCTGCTCCAGGTGCTGATAAAAGCGCGCCATGTCCTCGGCAGGCGCCAGCGGCTCATCCCCGTCCAGCGGGACAGCCGTGAGCGACTCGGTGTGGGCAGACGTCGGCCCCGCTGCGGGCGGGGCCATGCCCGCCATGCGCAACTCATAACTCACCACCTGTACGGCCGCCGCCAGGTTGAGGGAACTGTACTGGGGATCGCTGGGAATGTGCACCAGATAATGGCAGCGACCCAGCTCGTCATTGGTCAGCCCCGAGTGCTCACGACCAAACAGGATGGCCACCTGCTGGCCCTCAACCGAACCCAGCTCGGCCACGATCTGCTCAGCGCACTGGCGAGGGTCCAGCAACGGCACACTCAGGTTCCGCAGCCGGGCGCTCGCCCCCACCACCAGGGTGCACCCTGCCAGTGCCTCGTCCAGGTCCGCGCACACCGTAGCCTGCGCCAGCACATCATCGGCACCGGAGGCCCGGGCGGTGGCGTCGGCGTGCGGAAACTGTTGGGGCGTAACCAGATACAGTCGACGCAGGCCCATGTTTTTCATCGCCCGCGCGGCGCCGCCGATATTGCCCGCATGACTGGTATCCACCAGTACGATGCGCACCTGTTGCTGTATGCGGGTATCGATTTTTGCCGTCTCTAACATCGCGCACACCTTACTTGGCAAAATCCTGCGCGGCAACCTCGAAACGGTGGACCGGCATAGAAACCGCCCAGCGGCACAGACGGGGCTGTGAGTCGCAATTTCGGGGTAATTCTGCTAAAGTCGCGCGCCCGTTTAGGCTCAACTTACGTTTAACCTAAACCCAGTCCATCGACCGGCCATTACTGGAACCAAATACACCATGCAACCCATCGTCAATATTGCTGTTCGCGCCGCCCGCCGCGCCGGAAATCTCATCGCCAGCGCCGTGGAACAGGTCGATCGACTCGAAATCACCGAAAAGACCAGCAATGACTTTGTCACCCAGGTCGATCGCCAGGCGGAAGAGGCCATCATCGGCGTGATCCGCGAGGCCTATCCCGACCACTCCATCCTCGGCGAAGAGACCGGCGAGCTGCCGGGTAAAAAAGAGGGGGTGCACTATCAGTGGATCATCGACCCGCTGGACGGCACCACCAACTTCCTGCACGGGTTTCCGCAGTTTGCGGTGTCGATCGGCATACGCTACAAGGGCCGTATGGAACACGCCGTCGTTTACGACCCCATGCGCCAGGAGCTGTTCAGCGCCTCCCGCGGTGACGGTGCACAGCTCAACGACCGCCGCCTGCGGGTGACCTCCCGCAAGGGTCTGGATGGCGCCCTGCTCGGCACCGGCTTTCCCTTCAAGCAACAGCAGCATCTGGACGCCTACCTGGGCACCTTCCGGGCCCTGTTCCCCATGACCGCAGGCATCCGTCGCCCCGGTTCCGCCGCGCTGGACCTGGCCTATGTGGCCGCGGGTCGCCTGGACGGTTTCTGGGAAATCGGTCTCAACCCCTGGGACATGGCCGCTGGCGTACTACTGGTGCAGGAGGCCGGCGGATTGGTCAGCGACTTCGGTGGTGGCAATAACTATCTCGACACCGGCAACCTGGTGGCGGGCAATCCCAAGGTATTCAAGGCCATCCTGCAGGCGATCCGCCCCCACCTGACCCCCGAGCTCGCCAAGTAAAGGCCATTGCCTGAGAGCCCTCACCGGCTCAAGTTTTCCCCCGTCAGGGCCGTTGTGTCTCATAGTTTCCACACTATAAACTCCCTAACCGAAACCCACGGTAGGGACGGGGCACGGCAACCACATGGCAAATGGCATTCTGAAAACCCTCAATCGCTCGCTGGAGATCAGCCTGCGCGACAACCTCGATGGCCTGAGAGAGTTCACCCTGATGATGGCC contains the following coding sequences:
- the iscR gene encoding Fe-S cluster assembly transcriptional regulator IscR, which codes for MRLTTKGRYAVTAMLDLALNAQEKPITLADISQRQGISLSYLEQLFSRLRKQGLVSSARGPGGGYRLSRTADDINVAQVIEAVDEKVSVTRCGGKGDCQNGEACLTHKLWCSLSEQIHGFLDGISLGSLVDEEHVKLVSERQKKDVLGRQQEGQQAAGDTSAESAEQLQTATGM
- the trmJ gene encoding tRNA (cytosine(32)/uridine(32)-2'-O)-methyltransferase TrmJ produces the protein MQQQVRIVLVDTSHAGNIGGAARAMKNMGLRRLYLVTPQQFPHADATARASGADDVLAQATVCADLDEALAGCTLVVGASARLRNLSVPLLDPRQCAEQIVAELGSVEGQQVAILFGREHSGLTNDELGRCHYLVHIPSDPQYSSLNLAAAVQVVSYELRMAGMAPPAAGPTSAHTESLTAVPLDGDEPLAPAEDMARFYQHLEQTLVEVGFLDPQNPRIMMRRLRRLFNRARPNIVEMNILRGILTAAQNNRRAPK
- the cysE gene encoding serine O-acetyltransferase, encoding MFNRIREDIRCVFDRDPAARTSFEVITTYPGVHALLLHRFAHVLWNLDLRWLARVVSTLSRWLTGIEIHPGARIGRRFFIDHGMGVVIGETAEIGDDCTLYHGVTLGGTSWKKGKRHPTLKNNVVVGAGAKVLGPIVLEEGARIGSNAVVVKGVSAGATVVGVPGRVVRASKPDSLAEQQRAATAEKLGFDAYGATSDAPDPVANAINSLLDHVHVMDAKMASMCESIKRLDAEFNDVKLPDLGNCGITPSDQPNDMPIDKGDDGGGGGGGDGDGSGDGSESTKNSTPDKPQGQ
- the suhB gene encoding inositol-1-monophosphatase, translating into MQPIVNIAVRAARRAGNLIASAVEQVDRLEITEKTSNDFVTQVDRQAEEAIIGVIREAYPDHSILGEETGELPGKKEGVHYQWIIDPLDGTTNFLHGFPQFAVSIGIRYKGRMEHAVVYDPMRQELFSASRGDGAQLNDRRLRVTSRKGLDGALLGTGFPFKQQQHLDAYLGTFRALFPMTAGIRRPGSAALDLAYVAAGRLDGFWEIGLNPWDMAAGVLLVQEAGGLVSDFGGGNNYLDTGNLVAGNPKVFKAILQAIRPHLTPELAK